A section of the Festucalex cinctus isolate MCC-2025b chromosome 7, RoL_Fcin_1.0, whole genome shotgun sequence genome encodes:
- the ica1 gene encoding islet cell autoantigen 1 isoform X2 — MDGRNFASSGDHVERALLGQDSRSVVSRFQQRYWKTKQTLIRVSGKEEDQHVVASDADLDAKLEVFHSIQRTCMELLKVIEQYQRRLCFLSQEENELGHFLRSQGSQDKSRAGKIMQATGKALGFSSQQRLALRKPLCRLYQEVETFRFRAISDTWLTVKRMEQSRTEYRGALLWMKDVSAELDPDTRKQMDKFRKVQAEVRCTKRTFDQLKTDVCQKVDLLGASRCNLLSHVLATYQTTLLHFWEKTSHTMAAIHENFKGCPHDEEPSREKKKRRKKSKTEKKDEEKATNEELVSLGNDNTSTTREGETSESLWELPEDDKESSALLEEILGGVSLHDPAPLTRQWSPVFEDARDDTTSAADPRSLFLPSQLLDHNLTTLQSDAQLSETTSQPVATATEHPQGASGLTASSCSRPSKDRLAWFNLFADLDPLANPDAVGKSHTEQQLHNA; from the exons ATGGACGGCAGGAACTT CGCTTCCTCAGGTGACCATGTGGAGCGTGCGCTCTTGGGCCAGGACTCTCGTTCGGTGGTGAGCCGCTTCCAGCAGCGCTACTGGAAAACCAAACAGACGCTCATCAGGGTGAGCGGCAAGGAGGAGGACCAGCACGTGGTGGCCTCAGATGCTGACCTGGATGCCAAACTTGAG GTATTCCACTCCATCCAGCGGACGTGCATGGAGCTGCTGAAGGTGATCGAGCAGTACCAAAGGAGGCTCTGCT TTCTTTCCCAGGAGGAGAACGagctgggtcacttcctgcgcTCTCAGGGCTCTCAGGACAAAAGTCGGGCGGGAAAGATCATGCAAGCCACGGGCAAAGCGCTCGGCTTCTCCTCCCAGCAGAG GCTGGCGCTAAGGAAGCCCCTGTGCCGCCTGTACCAGGAAGTAGAGACGTTCCGCTTCCGGGCAATCTCGGACACGTGGCTGACGGTCAAGCGCATGGAGCAGAGCCGCACCGAGTACAGAGGAGCCCTGCTGTGGATGAAGGACGTCTCCGCCGAGCTGGACCCGGACACGCGCAAGCAAATGGACAAGTTCCGCAAG GTTCAGGCGGAGGTCCGCTGCACCAAGCGAACATTTGACCAGCTGAAGACGGATGTGTGCCAGAAGGTGGACCTGCTGGGAGCCAGTCGCTGCAACCTGCTGTCGCACGTGCTCGCCACCTACCAG ACCACTCTGCTGCACTTCTGGGAGAAGACGTCCCACACCATGGCCGCTATTCACGAGAACTTCAAGGGATGTCCACACGACGAG GAGCCATCAagggaaaagaagaagaggaggaagaaaagtAAAACAGAGAAAAAAGATGAGGAAAAGGCCACAAATGAAGA ACTGGTCTCACTGGGCAATGACAACACGAGTACAACAAGAGAAG GAGAAACGAGCGAATCATTGTGGGAGCTTCCAGAGGACGACAAGGAGAGTTCGGCCTTGCTGGAGGAGATCCTGGGAGGCGTGTCGCTTCACGACCCCGCCCCCTTGACCCGACAGTGGAGTCCCGTGTTTGAAGACGCCCGCGATGACACCACCTCAGCCGCGGACCCCCGCTCGCTTTTTCTGCCGTCTCAGCTTCTGGACCACAACTTGACGACGTTGCAGTCTGATGCTCAACTTTCAG AGACTACTTCGCAGcctgttgccacggcaacagaaCACCCCCAAGGAGCCAGTGGACTGACAG CATCAAGCTGTTCGAGGCCCTCCAAGGACCGGTTGGCGTGGTTCAACTTGTTTGCAGACTTGGACCCCCTGGCCAACCCGGACGCGGTGGGCAAAAGTCACACTGAGCAACAACTTCACAACGCTTAA
- the ica1 gene encoding islet cell autoantigen 1 isoform X1, translating to MDGRNFASSGDHVERALLGQDSRSVVSRFQQRYWKTKQTLIRVSGKEEDQHVVASDADLDAKLEVFHSIQRTCMELLKVIEQYQRRLCFLSQEENELGHFLRSQGSQDKSRAGKIMQATGKALGFSSQQRLALRKPLCRLYQEVETFRFRAISDTWLTVKRMEQSRTEYRGALLWMKDVSAELDPDTRKQMDKFRKVQAEVRCTKRTFDQLKTDVCQKVDLLGASRCNLLSHVLATYQVELAYTYRLVCALGGSPSFWCPPQTTLLHFWEKTSHTMAAIHENFKGCPHDEEPSREKKKRRKKSKTEKKDEEKATNEELVSLGNDNTSTTREGETSESLWELPEDDKESSALLEEILGGVSLHDPAPLTRQWSPVFEDARDDTTSAADPRSLFLPSQLLDHNLTTLQSDAQLSETTSQPVATATEHPQGASGLTASSCSRPSKDRLAWFNLFADLDPLANPDAVGKSHTEQQLHNA from the exons ATGGACGGCAGGAACTT CGCTTCCTCAGGTGACCATGTGGAGCGTGCGCTCTTGGGCCAGGACTCTCGTTCGGTGGTGAGCCGCTTCCAGCAGCGCTACTGGAAAACCAAACAGACGCTCATCAGGGTGAGCGGCAAGGAGGAGGACCAGCACGTGGTGGCCTCAGATGCTGACCTGGATGCCAAACTTGAG GTATTCCACTCCATCCAGCGGACGTGCATGGAGCTGCTGAAGGTGATCGAGCAGTACCAAAGGAGGCTCTGCT TTCTTTCCCAGGAGGAGAACGagctgggtcacttcctgcgcTCTCAGGGCTCTCAGGACAAAAGTCGGGCGGGAAAGATCATGCAAGCCACGGGCAAAGCGCTCGGCTTCTCCTCCCAGCAGAG GCTGGCGCTAAGGAAGCCCCTGTGCCGCCTGTACCAGGAAGTAGAGACGTTCCGCTTCCGGGCAATCTCGGACACGTGGCTGACGGTCAAGCGCATGGAGCAGAGCCGCACCGAGTACAGAGGAGCCCTGCTGTGGATGAAGGACGTCTCCGCCGAGCTGGACCCGGACACGCGCAAGCAAATGGACAAGTTCCGCAAG GTTCAGGCGGAGGTCCGCTGCACCAAGCGAACATTTGACCAGCTGAAGACGGATGTGTGCCAGAAGGTGGACCTGCTGGGAGCCAGTCGCTGCAACCTGCTGTCGCACGTGCTCGCCACCTACCAGGTCGAACTCGCGTACACGTACCGGCTTGTCTGCGCTCTCGGCGGCTCACCCTCTTTCTGGTGTCCCCCACAGACCACTCTGCTGCACTTCTGGGAGAAGACGTCCCACACCATGGCCGCTATTCACGAGAACTTCAAGGGATGTCCACACGACGAG GAGCCATCAagggaaaagaagaagaggaggaagaaaagtAAAACAGAGAAAAAAGATGAGGAAAAGGCCACAAATGAAGA ACTGGTCTCACTGGGCAATGACAACACGAGTACAACAAGAGAAG GAGAAACGAGCGAATCATTGTGGGAGCTTCCAGAGGACGACAAGGAGAGTTCGGCCTTGCTGGAGGAGATCCTGGGAGGCGTGTCGCTTCACGACCCCGCCCCCTTGACCCGACAGTGGAGTCCCGTGTTTGAAGACGCCCGCGATGACACCACCTCAGCCGCGGACCCCCGCTCGCTTTTTCTGCCGTCTCAGCTTCTGGACCACAACTTGACGACGTTGCAGTCTGATGCTCAACTTTCAG AGACTACTTCGCAGcctgttgccacggcaacagaaCACCCCCAAGGAGCCAGTGGACTGACAG CATCAAGCTGTTCGAGGCCCTCCAAGGACCGGTTGGCGTGGTTCAACTTGTTTGCAGACTTGGACCCCCTGGCCAACCCGGACGCGGTGGGCAAAAGTCACACTGAGCAACAACTTCACAACGCTTAA